TCTCAGTAAAAAAATCGTCATTATCTTTTAAAACAAGAATATCGTGAAAGAGGCCCCTCTTAAGAACTGCAGCCTGTACGATACCTTTAGGGAGGATTGTAGGAACATCTTTTAATGAATGAACAGCAATATCAATTTTTTCATTCAGCAACGCGATATCGAGATTTTTAGTGAATACACCTGTAGTTCCCAATTCGTACAGAGGCTTGTTTAAAACCTCATCTCCAATGGAGTCAATCTTGACAATCTCTGTTTCGTGACCCAGATGCTGGAGCTGATTTGAGACAGTATTCGCCTGCCAAAGTGCCAATTCACTGGACCTGGTTCCAATTCTAATAACTTTTTCCATATTAACTTTCAGTCGGCTCTAAATTAAACACGTCTTTCATCACCTTGATACTCTGATTCGCCTGAGTATTCTCTGCTTTTAAATGCATAGCAAATTTAGAAACAATCTTGTTGATCATTTGCGAAGTAACGTCTTCAACTAATTTGGAATTAATATCCTGATGCTTTTTAGAATGCGAAGTAATTGCATCTTTTTGAATAACTTCCAATGATTTTTTCAAGGAATTTATAGCAGGTGTGCTCCTTCTGAAGTTGAGCCACTCGTAAAATTCGGATTTGTGTTTTTGAATTATATCTTCAACTAAAGGAATCTGTTTTTTTCTATCCTCAATAGTCTCCTTGGTCTTTTTTGATAAAAGGTCAACGTCAATCATTGAAATGTTGTTTCTATCATTCAGAACAGGATCCGCATTTCGGGGAATCGAGAGATCGATGATCAATTGCTCCTTTTCCTCGGAAACCATATCTGCTGTAACGGTTGGCGCTGGTGCTCCGGTTGCAACGATCACGATATCCGATTCTTTTATTTTGGTTTTCAGATTCTGATGGACATCCATTTTCGCATTAATCTCATCAGCTATTTTTACTGCTTTTTCCTTAGTTCGGTTTATTACAGTCAAATTGTGAGCTTCTAAATACTCGGCACAACTTCTTGCAGTATTTTTCCCGATATCTCCAAGACCATAAACAAGGATGTTTTTGGGATCTTTTTTACTGTAATTGTCTTTGATGTATTTAATTGCGGCATAAGAAACAGTTGTTGTTCCAGAACTAATGCTCGTTTTATTTTTTGTCTCTTTACTGGCAGCCAAAGAAATATTGAAAAGTCTTTCGAGATAGGCATTCACTGTTCCGGCATCTTTTGCCTGATAAAATGCTTCTTTTAACTGACCCACTATTTCATAATCTCCAAGAATCTGACTGTCAATACCTGTTGCAATTCTGATGACATGTTCGGCAGCTTCACTGTTTTTATACACATAAGATACCTTAGCAAATTCTTCCATGGTACCTCTAGAGTATTGACAGAGTAAAGAAATTAGTTGAAAAGGGTGTTTGGCAAAACCCATAATCTCTATTCGATTACAAGTAGAAAGAATAACAACACTATTTAGATTTACTCTTTTTGCCTCTTCTAAAAGTTCTTTTTGCTTTTCCTTGCTTATGCTAAAATTACTTCTGGTGACAACGTCAGCCTTTTTGTAATTTAAACCTATAACGTAAAATTTTTTACAATCGGAATTTTTAGTCATACCTGATTAAATTTGGTCCTACTGATTTTTGTCTGCTACAAAACTTAAAATCAAAATTACGCTAAAGGATTTAAACACAATATGATATTTATCACTTTGCAAAATTTTAATACATCACCTTACAATATGTCAAAAAAGCTGCTAAAAATAAGGGTTTTCCACTAAGCAAAAAAACAGTATGCCTGCAAAAATAGACAGTTAACTTGTGAAAACATATCGTTTAAAATAAAAAAAATAACGGTAAAAGTAGTTTGCCGGAATCCTAAAAAAAATATCAAGGTGAATGAATAACACAGTTGCAAAACCATTATATTTACCCAACCAAAATTTGATAATAAAAAGATAAAGAAAATGGGAAAAAGCGGCGTGTTACTGGTGAATTTAGGCTCACCTGATAGTACTAAAGTTAAGGATGTCAGGCGATATCTGGATGAATTCTTGATGGATGAAAGGGTCATTGATATTCCTTACTGGAAGCGTTTCTTATTGATAAAAGGAATAATTTTAAACGTAAGGCCGAAGAAATCTGCTGCAGCCTACAAAAAAATATGGTGGAAAGAAGGATCTCCTTTAGTTGTGATCTCGGAAAGGTTTGCAGAAAAAGTTCGTAAAAAGGTAGATGTCCCGGTTGCGTTGGGGATGAGGTATGGATCCATGAGTATCAAGAAAGGGCTTGAAGAATTGAAAAAACAGCATGTCAACAATGTTTTTTTGGTTCCGCTGTATCCGCATTATGCCATGTCATCGTATGAGACTGTTGTTGAAAAAGCAAAGTCGTTGCTCGAAAGTGACTTTAATGAAATGAAAATGGATGTACTTGAACCATTTTATAATCATCCTGAATACATAGATGCAATGTGTGAGCATTTGGAGAAGGAGCTCAAGGGTTTTGATTATGATCAACTGCTTTTTTCATATCATGGAATACCTGAGAGACATATATTTAAAGGGGATCCAACAGGAAAACATTGTAAGTTGGATGGTTCCTGCTGTGAAAATTCCTCAGTTGCACATAAAACCTGTTACAGACATCAGTGCTTTGAGACAACGAAAGAGATGGTGAAGAAATTAGGCCTGAAAGAAGGGACCTACAGAAATTCATTTCAATCAAGATTGCTTAAAGATCCCTGGTTAAGGCCTTATACCGATCAGGAATTAGAAGCCATGCCCCAGCAAGGCATTAAAAAACTTGCCGTTATTACCCCCGCATTTGTATCTGATTGCCTGGAAACTTTGGAAGAAATTGCCATGGAAGGAAAGGAGGAGTTTTTGGATGCAGGAGGGGAGGATTTTAAGCATGTCAGCTGTTTAAATGAAGATGATGTCTGGGTTGAGGTAATGGCTAAATGGATCAAAGAGTGGTATTCATAAAATTTTAAATAATGACTTATCTCTATGTCAAATCACTGCATATCATTTTTGTAACGACCTGGTTTGCAGGACTATTTTATATTATTCGTCTTTTTATTTATTACAAAGAAGCGGAGGAAAAAAAAGAACCCGAACAATCGATATTAAAAAAGCAATACGCCCTGATGTGCAAACGGTTGTGGTATATCATTACCTGGCCTTCGGCGGTGTTAGCTACACTTTTCGCAATCTGGCTCCTTGTACTTCAGCCTTTTTGGCTCGAAGCCAACTGGATGTGGATCAAATTGTTTTTTGTACTGCTTCTTTTTGCCTATCATGGTTCCTGCCAGTATATGTATAACCAAATTGAAAAAGGATATTTGAATTATTCTTCATATGGGTTGAGAATCTGGAATGAAGTAGCTACAATCATTCTTTTTGCCTGTGTCTTTCTCGTTGTTTTAAAAACGACTTTAGGATGGATTTTTGGGGTAGTCGGAATCGTTGGGATTTCAATTTTACTGATGCTGGGCATCAAACTGTACAAACAAATACGACAAAAAAGAAGCTGGGATCAAGAATAGAAATCACAGGTGATTATACATGGAGACTCTAAGTAAGAATCAAAAACTTTGGTTTGGGCTGATTTGCGATCTGATCGGAATGGCCTCCTATGCATTTCCCTTGATTGATTTTGTATGGGCACCTTTATCTGCTTATTTGATGATCAAGTTATATAAAGGGAATGTTGGTAAGTTAGCTGGTGTCGTTTCCTTTTTGGAAGAAGCAATCCCGGGCCTGGATTTTTTCCCTTCTTTTACACTGACATGGTGCTATGTTTACCTTTTTAAAAGGTCGGAGTCAAATTAAAATTACTTAAAAAAACGACCCAGGCCCATTCTTTGAAG
This DNA window, taken from Lutimonas zeaxanthinifaciens, encodes the following:
- the hemA gene encoding glutamyl-tRNA reductase yields the protein MTKNSDCKKFYVIGLNYKKADVVTRSNFSISKEKQKELLEEAKRVNLNSVVILSTCNRIEIMGFAKHPFQLISLLCQYSRGTMEEFAKVSYVYKNSEAAEHVIRIATGIDSQILGDYEIVGQLKEAFYQAKDAGTVNAYLERLFNISLAASKETKNKTSISSGTTTVSYAAIKYIKDNYSKKDPKNILVYGLGDIGKNTARSCAEYLEAHNLTVINRTKEKAVKIADEINAKMDVHQNLKTKIKESDIVIVATGAPAPTVTADMVSEEKEQLIIDLSIPRNADPVLNDRNNISMIDVDLLSKKTKETIEDRKKQIPLVEDIIQKHKSEFYEWLNFRRSTPAINSLKKSLEVIQKDAITSHSKKHQDINSKLVEDVTSQMINKIVSKFAMHLKAENTQANQSIKVMKDVFNLEPTES
- the hemH gene encoding ferrochelatase, with protein sequence MGKSGVLLVNLGSPDSTKVKDVRRYLDEFLMDERVIDIPYWKRFLLIKGIILNVRPKKSAAAYKKIWWKEGSPLVVISERFAEKVRKKVDVPVALGMRYGSMSIKKGLEELKKQHVNNVFLVPLYPHYAMSSYETVVEKAKSLLESDFNEMKMDVLEPFYNHPEYIDAMCEHLEKELKGFDYDQLLFSYHGIPERHIFKGDPTGKHCKLDGSCCENSSVAHKTCYRHQCFETTKEMVKKLGLKEGTYRNSFQSRLLKDPWLRPYTDQELEAMPQQGIKKLAVITPAFVSDCLETLEEIAMEGKEEFLDAGGEDFKHVSCLNEDDVWVEVMAKWIKEWYS
- a CDS encoding CopD family protein, giving the protein MTYLYVKSLHIIFVTTWFAGLFYIIRLFIYYKEAEEKKEPEQSILKKQYALMCKRLWYIITWPSAVLATLFAIWLLVLQPFWLEANWMWIKLFFVLLLFAYHGSCQYMYNQIEKGYLNYSSYGLRIWNEVATIILFACVFLVVLKTTLGWIFGVVGIVGISILLMLGIKLYKQIRQKRSWDQE